One genomic window of Misgurnus anguillicaudatus chromosome 12, ASM2758022v2, whole genome shotgun sequence includes the following:
- the LOC129447210 gene encoding heat shock protein 30, protein MSLVDAGTQWMKVVIPGKFMNLLVLINRQYKAERLTALKSNLNTQPERDTERLRSKTTTEKTLKMLSLHGFQPSLLTPFMKIHWPVCSLWPEIKPLYRHTDLLQDMEKLQHKISEEIQQMSNSEEIQPLTCTVQEKDGGGFALTLDTKDFSPEELSVKQVGRKLQVSGKTEKKQEDGKDSYSYNIHEFRRVFDLPEGVNPETVTCSMTDGKLYIQASVNQVSETPERMLHIHCPQTVKTTQTETEKIQNNTTETHKTDQQS, encoded by the coding sequence ATGAGCTTGGTCGATGCTGGCACCCAGTGGATGAAGGTGGTAATACCTGGAAAGTTCATGAACTTGCTGGTGCTGATAAACAGGCAGTATAAAGCTGAGAGACTCACAGCACTCAAGTCAAACCTAAACACACAACcagagagagacacagagagattaagaagcaaaacaacaacagagaAGACACTGAAAATGTTGAGCCTGCATGGATTTCAGCCTTCCCTCCTCACTCCATTCATGAAGATTCACTGGCCAGTGTGCAGTCTGTGGCCGGAGATCAAACCTCTTTACAGACACACTGACCTACTGCAGGATATGGAGAAACTTCAGCACAAGATCTCTGAGGAGATCCAGCAAATGTCAAACTCTGAGGAGATCCAGCCGCTCACCTGTACAGTGCAGGAGAAAGATGGAGGGGGCTTTGCGTTAACACTGGACACTAAAGACTTTTCCCCAGAAGAACTGTCAGTCAAACAGGTGGGCAGGAAGCTGCAGGTGAGCGGAAAGACAGAGAAGAAGCAGGAGGATGGGAAAGACTCATACTCGTACAATATCCACGAGTTCAGACGTGTGTTTGATCTGCCTGAAGGAGTGAATCCTGAGACAGTGACCTGCTCCATGACTGATGGAAAGCTCTACATACAGGCATCAGTCAATCAGGTATCTGAAACACCTGAGAGGATGCTGCACATTCACTGCCCTCAAACTGTGAAgacaacacagacagagactgAAAAGATTCAAAACAACACCACTGAAACACACAAGACTGATCAGCAATCTTAA